The DNA segment TGAGTGCTGAGAATCCTTTTAGCTTGGACTGCAGTGCAGATGGGGACACGATGAGTTTTCCCCTTCTGAGAGCCTGAGAATTACTGGAAAGGGGGAGTTATACCCTACAAGATGCTCTGTGCCAAAGATCAGCTTTTGTTGCCTTCACTAACGGTCATCTCTCCTTTACTTTTCTCCAGGTGGACCTGGTTGCCCAGGGTGACAGTATCTACGACATCATTGATCCAGCTGACCACCTAACGGTGCGCCAGCAACtcgccctgccctctgccctggatACTGGTGAGAACACCCTTCTTTCTCAATTCAATATCCATCCTGCTGCCATGCTCCTTCCCATTTTTGTCTCTCAGTCATTCACCCTCtcactagtttttctttttactcacCCAGATCGCCTCTTCCGCTGTCGCTTCAACACCTCCAAGTCCCTCAGGCGCCAGAGTGCAGGCAACAAACTGGTGCTTATTCGAGGTCGATTCCACGCTCACCCACCTGGGGCCTACTGGGCAGGAAATCCTGTGTTCACAGCTTTCTGCGCCCCACTGGAGACAAGACCccgccctggccctggccctggccctggtccTGGCCCAGCCTCACTCTTCCTGGCCATGTTCCAGAGTCGTCATGCTAAAGACCTGGCCCTTCTGGATATCTCAGAGAGGTAAGCCCAGAGAATTCAGACCCCAGAAGAAAATCAGGTCAGAATGAGGGGACCCTAGCTTCTGGAGTCAGGGGCAGGGAGAATGAAATCTAAGGGTGTAgaagacctgggggtgggggagggagatgcCTGGGCATCAAGCAGGGAAAACAGAAAGCTGATCTCATCCTTTTCACCTTCCCAGTGTCCTAATCTACCTGGGCTTTGAGCGCAGTGAGCTGCTCTGTAAATCATGGTATGGACTGCTACACCCTGAGGACCTGGGCCACGCTTCTGCGCAACACTACCGCTTGTGTGAGTGTCCAGAGAGGCTGAGGAAAAGACAGGGAGTGGGGAAGGGCATGGGAAACCTGACCAAGAAGGGCTGTGACCAAAACTGAAGTTGGGGAGATATCAGAAGCTCACAGTTTTGAATGCCATAGGGTGAGCTCTAGGATAAAGAGTCAAGGTGAAAATAGAATCAGAACTAGGGGACTCCGAGTGGTGACATCAAAATGGGGAGTTGAATGACACAGGTGAGGGTGGTCAGAAAAGAGGGTGTTATGGGTACCCCAGTTCAGTGGAGAGATCAGTCAGCAAGTGGGGAGTTTGGGTGGTGCTGTCTGATGGCTATTCTAACTCTGCATCTCTTCTTTCCCCTCAGTGGCTGAGAGCGGAGATATTCAGGCAGAGATGGTGGTGAGACTGCTGGCTAAGCCTGGAGGCTGGGCATGGATTTACTGCCTTTTATATTCAGAAGGTCCAGAGGGCCCCATTACCGCCAATAACTACCCAATCAGGTGAGCTGCAAGGCAGGGGCCTGGGAGGCAGCCGAGGTGGAGGAAGAGATACAAGTCAGAGAATTCTGGGAATGGACACCAAACCCTTACCAGCTGccccttctttcctctccagtGACATGGAAGCCTGGAGCCTCCGCCAGCAGTTGAACTCTGAAGAAACCCAGGCAGCCTATGTCCTGGGCACCCCGACCATGTTGTCCTCATTCCCGGAGAACATTCTCTCCCAGGAGCAGTGCTCCAGCCCTAATCCACTCTTCACCATGGGGCCTCCCAGAAACACCAATTTCCCCAGTGCTCCTGAGCTAGGTGCTGTCTCAACATCAGAAGAGCTTCCCCGACCGCCCAAAGACCTTGGCTTCAGTTACCTGACATTCCCATCAGGTCCTCAGCCTTCTCTTCAAGCAGACCTGAGCAAGGACCTTGTGTGCACTCCACCCTACACGCCCCACCAGCCAGGAGGCTGTGCCTTTCTCTTCAGCCTCCACGAGCCCTTCCAGACCCACATGCCCGCTCCATCCAGCTCTCTACAAGAACAGCTGACTCCAAGCACCGTGACCTTCTCTGATCAATTGACGCCCAACAGTGCAACTTTCCCAGATCCACTGACTAGCCCACTGCAAGGACAACTGACTGAAACCTCAGCCAGAAGCTATGAAGATCCTTGCACCTCCACCTTCCCAGACCAGCTGCTTCCCAGCACTGCCACCTTCCCAGAGCCTCTGAGCAGCCCTGCCCAGGAGCAGCTAACTTCTCCCAGCACATCATTCCAAGCACACCTGAACAGCCCCAGGCAAACTTTCCCAGAACAGCTGAGCCCCAATTCCAGCAAGACTTACTTCGCCCAGGAGGGATGCAGTTTTCTCTATGAGAAGTTGCCCCCAAGTCCTAGCAGCCCTGGTAATGGGGATTGCACACTCTTGGCCCTAGCCCAGCTCCGGGGTCCCCTCTCTGTGGATGTCCCCCTGGTGCCCGAAGGCCTGCTTACACCTGAGGCCTCGCCAGTCAAGCAGAGTTTTTTCCACTATTCTGAGAAGGAGCAGAGCGAGATAGACCGTCTCATTCAGCAGATCAGCCAGCTGGCTCAGGGCGTGGACCGACCCTTCTCAGCTGAGGCTGGCACGGGTGGGCTGGAACCACTCGGAGGGCTGGAGCCCCTGGACTCTAACCTTTCCCTGTCGGGGGCTGGTCCCCCTGTGCTCAGCCTGGAACTGAAACCCTGGAAATGCCAGGATCTGGATTTCCTGGCTGACCCTGATCTGTTCCTGGAAGAGACGCCCGTGGAAGACATCTTCATGGATCTCTCTACCCCAGACCCCAATGGGGAATGGGAGTCTGAGGATCCCGAGGCAGCGGTCCCAAGAGGGGCCCCATCGCCTTGCAACAACCTGTCCCCAGAAGACCGCAGCTTCCTGGAGGACCTGGCCACATATGAAACCGCCTTTGAGACAGGTGTCTCAGCATTCCCCTACGATGGGTTTACTGATGAGTTGCATCAACTCCAGAGCCAAGTTCAAGACAGCTTCCATAAAGGTGAGTCCAGCCAAAATGTTCAAGAACTCAAGTTCCTGTCTTGCCAACAATGTGCTGGGTGGAACTAAACAAGTAAATTCCCCTCTCTGTACCTGTTTTATTAGTGAGATATTTATTATTC comes from the Odocoileus virginianus isolate 20LAN1187 ecotype Illinois chromosome 28, Ovbor_1.2, whole genome shotgun sequence genome and includes:
- the NPAS4 gene encoding neuronal PAS domain-containing protein 4 — encoded protein: MYRSTKGASKARRDQINAEIRNLKELLPLAEADKVRLSYLHIMSLACIYTRKGVFFAGGTPLAGSTGLLSAQELEDIVAALPGFLLVFTAEGKLLYLSESVSEHLGHSMVDLVAQGDSIYDIIDPADHLTVRQQLALPSALDTDRLFRCRFNTSKSLRRQSAGNKLVLIRGRFHAHPPGAYWAGNPVFTAFCAPLETRPRPGPGPGPGPGPASLFLAMFQSRHAKDLALLDISESVLIYLGFERSELLCKSWYGLLHPEDLGHASAQHYRLLAESGDIQAEMVVRLLAKPGGWAWIYCLLYSEGPEGPITANNYPISDMEAWSLRQQLNSEETQAAYVLGTPTMLSSFPENILSQEQCSSPNPLFTMGPPRNTNFPSAPELGAVSTSEELPRPPKDLGFSYLTFPSGPQPSLQADLSKDLVCTPPYTPHQPGGCAFLFSLHEPFQTHMPAPSSSLQEQLTPSTVTFSDQLTPNSATFPDPLTSPLQGQLTETSARSYEDPCTSTFPDQLLPSTATFPEPLSSPAQEQLTSPSTSFQAHLNSPRQTFPEQLSPNSSKTYFAQEGCSFLYEKLPPSPSSPGNGDCTLLALAQLRGPLSVDVPLVPEGLLTPEASPVKQSFFHYSEKEQSEIDRLIQQISQLAQGVDRPFSAEAGTGGLEPLGGLEPLDSNLSLSGAGPPVLSLELKPWKCQDLDFLADPDLFLEETPVEDIFMDLSTPDPNGEWESEDPEAAVPRGAPSPCNNLSPEDRSFLEDLATYETAFETGVSAFPYDGFTDELHQLQSQVQDSFHKDGSGGEPTF